In a genomic window of Thalassophryne amazonica chromosome 12, fThaAma1.1, whole genome shotgun sequence:
- the LOC117522518 gene encoding gastrula zinc finger protein XlCGF57.1-like, translating into MNYSMQHKRPHAREKLLSCPKCDKSERQKCSVNTQKKSHTGKTIFGCSECGKRFRDNSHLSAHLRIHTGEKPFGCSECGKRFRDNSYLNAHMRIHTGEKPFVCSQCGKRLKDSSILNRHMMIHTGKKFCCSECGKGFAQKHYLETHLRIHTDEKPFCCSVCGKRFRDKSNMNAHMRIHTGEKTFGCSECGRKFLDNSHLNVHMRIHTGEKPFVCSVCSKGFGESSILNRHMRIHTGKKLFGCSECDKGFGQKHHLDAHMRMHTGEKPFGCSECGKKFRDKSHVNAHMRIHIGEKPYGCIKCGKTFLENSHLNAHMRVHTGKKLGGCSGCNKMFRQKSDLVRHLRIHTGEKPFGCSACGKKFRHKSHLKTHMRIHTGEKPFVCSECGKRFGEKNNLNRHMGIHTGQKKAENTMPTPKT; encoded by the coding sequence ATGAACTATTCAATGCAACACAAGAGACCTCATGCAAGAGAGAAGCTCTTAAGCTGTCCAAAGTGTGACAAAAGTGAAAGGCAAAAGTGCAGTGTGAACACACAGAAGAAAAGTCACACAGGGAAGACGATATTTggatgttctgaatgtggtaaaaggtTTCGAGACAACAGCCATTTAAGTGCACacttgagaattcatacaggtgagaaaccatttggctgttccgagtgtggtaaaagatttcgaGACAACAGCTATTTAAatgcacacatgagaattcatacaggtgaGAAACCATTTGTGTGTTCTCAGTGTGGTAAAAGACTTAAAGATTCAAGcattctgaacagacacatgatgatTCACACAGGAAAGAAATtttgctgttctgagtgtggtaaaggttttgcacaaaaacattaccTGGAGACACACTTGAGAATTCATACAGATgaaaaaccattttgctgttccgtgtgtggtaaaagatttcgaGACAAAAGCAATATGAatgcacacatgagaattcatacaggtgagaaaacatttggctgttctgagtgtgggagAAAATTTCTAGACAATAGCCATCTAAATgtgcacatgagaattcatacaggtgagaaaccatttgtctgttcggtATGTAGTAAAGGGTTTGGAGAAAGTAGcattctgaacagacacatgagaattcatacaggaaagaagctatttggctgttctgagtgtgataaAGGTTTTGGACAAAAACACCATCTGGATGCTCACATGAGAATGCATACAggtgagaaaccatttggctgttctgagtgtggtaaaaaatTTCGAGACAAAAGCCATGTGAATGCACATATGAGAATTCATATAGGTGAGAAACCATATGGCTGTATCAAATGTGGTAAAACATTTCTGGAAAACAGCCATTTAAATGCACACATGAGAGTTCATACAGGGAAGAAATTAGGTGGTTGTTCTGGGTGTAATAAAATGTTTAGACAAAAAAGTGATCTGGTAAGGCacctgagaattcatacaggtgaGAAACCTTTTGGCTGTTCTGCATGTGGTAAAAAATTTAGACACAAAAGCCATCTAaaaacacacatgagaattcatacaggcgagaaaccatttgtctgttctgagtgtggcaaaagatttggagaaaaaaataatCTGAACAGGCACATGggaattcatacaggacagaaaAAAGCAGAAAATACCATGCcgacccccaaaacatga